A window from Cryptomeria japonica chromosome 1, Sugi_1.0, whole genome shotgun sequence encodes these proteins:
- the LOC131049455 gene encoding autophagy-related protein 8C-like, translating to MAKNTFKKEQPFEKRQAEAARIREKYSDRIPVIVEKAEKSDLPDIDTKKFLVPGGLTVGQFVYVIRKRIKLSAEKALFIFLNNVLPPTGALMSAVYEDHKDEDGFLYLTYNGENTFG from the exons ATGGCCAAGAATACTTTCAAGAAGGAACAACCATTTG AGAAGAGGCAAGCTGAGGCTGCAAGGATACGCGAAAAGTACAGTGATAGGATACCT GTTATAGTTGAGAAGGCAGAGAAAAGTGACTTACCTGACATTGACACAAAAAA ATTTTTGGTGCCAGGAGGTCTTACTGTGGGGCAATTTGTGTATGTGATACGGAAGAGGATAAAGTTGAGCGCGGAAAAAGCATtgtttatttttttgaataatgtGCTGCCACCAACTG GGGCTTTGATGTCTGCAGTTTATGAGGACCACAAGGATGAAGATGGATTTCTTTATCTTACATACAATGGTGAAAATACATTTGGTTGA